One genomic region from Bubalus bubalis isolate 160015118507 breed Murrah chromosome 12, NDDB_SH_1, whole genome shotgun sequence encodes:
- the LOC123328759 gene encoding formin-like protein 7, with protein sequence MSGAEHPVMGGIQGEAGQSEQRGGGVRGTRLAWLTPAVSPGCAVLWSCGGVSALTSSQAGHVVEASGSWRSGRRQSSPSKPKPAVSPTSIRSLNTSVLLRPARLTLLPWWTPSDTVLPARFSRHGVKTLKQAEQTPGFQLPPPRVHDTEATSPHTEGQRHEKRLVPPEPSLGTGAHEALDLTRPHRGAGRRGDTQGPGTAAAVVPPPPPTEPTVPATPQSCALGPKAFGSEVAFPVDLEPEPGLHPLFQQHVAEAAPILSANCLLKPSVAIHPARKNLASPYNQGRDPCSPCCEVCGSSGLASGTLRGGPLPPGPLESPLTTSEPSCPAHGRCPSVPGPLSLLPQAALATWASRGHPCWTLLGLDQAQSKGPCYHGGLAAGRSQDQLGGWRP encoded by the exons ATGAGTGGTGCTGAGCACCCCGTCATGGGGGGCATCCAAGGGGAAGCTGGACAGTCAGAGCAGAGAGGCGGAGGGGTTAGGGGCACGCGGTTGGCCTGGCTGACCCCAGCAGTCTCTCctggctgtgctgtgctctggTCCTGTGGCGGCGTCTCCGCGCTCACTTCCAGCCAGGCCGGCCATGTGGTCGAGGCCTCTGGGAGCTGGAGGTCTGGCAGGCGGCAGAG CAGCCCGTCCAAACCGAAGCCTGCTGTCTCCCCCACGTCCATCCGTTCCTTAAACACCAGTGTCCTCCTCCGTCCGGCCCGGCTGACGCTGCTGCCCTGGTGGACACCCTCAGACACTGTTCTCC CGGCTCGCTTCTCCCGTCACGGAGTGAAGACCCTCAAACAAGCAGAGCAAACACCCGGCTTCCAGCTGCCGCCACCACGAGTCCATGACACAGAGGCCACCTCTCCCCACACGGAGGGACAGCGGCATGAG AAGAGGCTGGTGCCACCGGAGCCCAGTCTGGGGACCGGGGCTCACGAGGCCCTGGATCTAACCCGGCCTCACAGAGGTGCTGGGCGTCGGGGTGATACCCAGGGCCCCGGGACAGCTGCAGCGGTggtcccgccgccgccgccgacaGAGCCCACGGTCCCGGCGACGCCGCAGAGCTGTGCACTTGGCCCCAAGGCCTTCGGCAGTGAGGTGGCCTTCCCGGTGGATTTGGAGCCTGAGCCCGGACTCCATCCCCTGTTTCAGCAGCACGTCGCCG AGGCAGCTCCAATACTCTCGGCCAACTGTCTCCTAAAACCCTCTGTGGCTATTCATCCAGCAAGGAAAAACTTGGCGTCGCCTTACAATCAGGGCAGAGACCCCTGCAGCCCCTGCTGTGAGGTCTGCGGTTCCTCGGGCCTGGCCTCGGGTACACTCCGTGGGGGGCCTCTCCCTCCGGGACCTCTCGAGTCTCCCCTCACCACGTCTGAGCCAAGTTGTCCTGCTCACGGGAGATGTCCATCCGTCCCCGGCCCCCTGTCCCTGCTGCCGCAAGCCGCCCTGGCCACGTGGGCAAGCCGAGGCCACCCTTGCTGGactctgctggggctggaccaggCGCAGTCCAAGGGTCCGTGCTACCACGGCGGCCTGGCGGCGGGGAGGAGTCAAGACCAGCTTGGTGGATGGAGGCCTTAG